GAAAGCGCTTCACCTGGATTGCTCTTCACTTCTTCTACGCTTGATTTTGGTAGAGTGAATGGATGGTGAACAGAAGTCCATTTGCCATCGTCAGTTTCTTCAAACATTGGGAAATCAACAACCCAAAGTGGAGCCCACTCACAAGTTGCAAGATTCAAATCATGGCCAATCTTCACACGAAGAGCACCCATTGCATCATTTACAACTTTAGCTTTATCAGCACCAAAGAATACGATATCGCCATCTTGTGCGCCAACACGTGCCAACAATTCAAGTACAATCGGTTCAATGAATTTCACGATTGGAGATTGAAGGCCTTCAATTCCTTTAGCGAGTTCATTAACTTTGATGTAAGCCAAACCTTTTGCACCATAGATGCCAACGAATTTAGTGTATTCATCGATTGCACTACGTGGCAATGATGCTGCACCTGGAACACGTAAAGCAACAATACGGCCTTTAGGGTCTTTTGCAGGACCCGCAAATACTTTGAACTCTACTTCTTGCATTAAGTCTGCAACGTCAACAAGTTTCAACGGAATACGCATATCAGGTTTGTCTGATGCATAGTCACGCATTGCATCTGCGTAAGTCATACGTTGGAATTTATCGAATTTAACGCCAAGAAGTTCATCGAACATCTTCACAGTAAGGACTTCCATTAAGTCCATAATGTCATCGTCACTCATGAACGATGTTTCAACGTCGATTTGAGTAAATTCTGGTTGACGATCAGCACGTAAGTCTTCGTCGCGGAAACATTTCGCGATTTGGTAGTAACGATCAATACCACCCACCATCAACAATTGTTTGAATAATTGTGGTGATTGTGGAAGTGCATAGAAACTACCATTTTGTACACGACTTGGTACTAAGTAGTCACGCGCACCTTCAGGAGTTGCACGTGTCAAAATAGGTGTTTCAACGTCTAAGAAACCATTATCTTCGAAATAGTTACGAATAAGATTGGTCAATTTAGAACGGAAGCGTAAACGATCCAACATTTCAGGACGACGAATATCTAAGAAACGATATTTCAAACGAATTTCTTCAGAAATATTGGTATTTTCATCATTTAAAGGGAATGGAGGTGTTTCTGAAGCGGCAAGAACTTCGATATCTTTACCTAAAACTTCAATTTGACCACTCACCATGTTGGCATTTTCAGTACCTTCATAACGGCGACGAACACGACCTGTAATTTTTAATACATATTCAGAACGTGCTTTATCTGCAGTTGCAAATGCTTCTGGAGTATCTGGGTCAATAACCACTTGAACGAGACCATCACGGTCACGCATATCAAGGAAAATAACACCGCCATGGTCACGGCGACGATGTACCCAACCGCATAGTGTAACGGTTTGGTCGATTTGGGCTTCAGTTAAAGAGCCACAGTAATGAGTTCGCATCATGATGAAAAATATCCAAACTATATTGGCTGAAAAGACGGATGCGTAAACCGCGCACCGTCAAAAAAATAAGTTTTCGATTATGCCCTGTTGCATGGTTTGCCACAAGAACTAGATCAAAAAACCGCGGAAATTAACCTGAAAATGAGCAATTTGGCAGCAAATTTTCTGATTCATCCCATTCTTTGTTGCCGATCTAAAAACAAGAATAACAAGCATCCTAAGCTAAAAGTACTTAACCAACCTTGCATAAACTCGTTGATAGAACGGCCTGTAAAATAATAGGTATCGGCATGCCAAACTTCGTGGGGGATGTAACGTGCATAATCCCAAAATGAAAATAAGCCTAACACTGTAGATAGAATAAACAGAGACCACGCGAAAAATTTAATTTTTTTATCTACTTTCCAGTGTTGTTTGTAGCGCTGGTAATAGTGAATACCCATCCAACCAAGAAAAGGTAAGGCAAGAACAGAGGAGCCAAGTTGTAAAAGACGATGCAAAGGGTAGGGATGACCAAAAAGATGAATAGTTGTCGCTAAAACATCTTTAAATACAAACGTTCGAAAATCTGAATGTGTTAAACCATCCCAAATCAGATGAGTTGCTATACCGACAATGAGTGCAAATATAACTCCAATAAAAAATATAAAAATACGTTTTAAAGAGCTGAGGCCAAGATCATGTTGCACACCAAAAAAACGGTACACCACTGGACGATAAAGAAAATACCAAACTGCACAAAATGCGAGGCCTAATGCAAGGTTGGGATAAATCAGACCTTTCCATTGGTGCGTCAGCATGCTGGACTGAACTGTAAATAAGCGGTAAAGATCGGGTGTCATACTCCCAATGGCTAACGCGGCAATTGGTAAAGTGTTTTGGCTAAGCTTAGATAAGGGAGGAGCTATAACGGCATGAGAGATGGTAAAAGGCATTAGAAATCAAAAATTACTCACATCATTTAGTTGACCAGTCTAACGAATCGTCGAATCAGAAATGTTTTTTATTGCAAAACAAACGAAATGTTATAATATAACAAAAATAAAACATATCGTGATCCGGGACACATCCAATGCAGTTTTATAAAAATATTTTGACCTTATCCATTTTAGCTGTCATATCCGTTCCTTCGCTTGCAGCAGAAAGTGAAAATGTTGAAAAGTTAGAAACTATTCGAATTAAGGCTCATCCACTTGAGCAAACTTCACAAGATTTTGCAGTTGCAGATACTGTTGTTGATCAAAAGCATTTATCGCAAGGGGCCGCCACCATTGGGGATGCGCTGAGTAGTGAAGTAGGAATTTACGCTAATCAGTTTGGGGCTGGTTCGAGTCGACCAGTGATTCGTGGGCAAGATGGACCACGCGTTAAAGTACTTCAAAATTCATCAGAAAATATTGATGTTTCGACCTTGTCTCCTGACCATGCGGTAACTGTAGATCCTGTGCTTGCGAAGCAAGTCGAAGTGATTCGAGGCCCTTCAACTTTACTGTTTGGTGCTGGAACTGTTGGCGGTTTAGTCAACGTAATTGATAACAAGATCCCTACGCAAATGCCTGAAAATGGTTATGAAGGACAAGTTGGCTTACGTTACAACACTGGAAGTGATGAAAAACTGGCGAGTGCTGGAGTAACTGTTGGCTTGGGTAGCCAGGTTGCTTTACGTGTCGAGGGGTTAACACGTGATGCGAATAACTACATTGCACCAAATTATATTCATGAAGGTGAAAAAGAGCGCCGTGTAGACAATACCTTTGCTCAGGGCGATTCAGTTAATGTCGGATTGTCTTGGATTTATGACCGTGGTTATACGGGTATTTCTTATAGCAACCGTCGCGATCAATATGGCTTACCAGGGCATAGTCATGAATACGAAAGTTGTAGCGCTCATTTAACAGGAACACCACATTTGCATTGTGGAGACCATGAGCATGAAGATGGTGAAGAAGCTCATGATCATGGACAAGAAGCTCATGATCACGAACATGGCGGTCCATGGATTGACTTAAAATCTGAGCGTTATGATTTTAAAACTGAGTTAAATGATCCATTTGCAGGCTTCCAAAAGTTACGTGCACAAGCGAGCTATACCGACTATCAACATGACGAAATTGAAGAGGGAGCAATTGCAACCCGATTCCAAAACAAAGGCTATGACGGGCGTGTTGAGTTAGTACATAACCCAATTGCAAGTTGGGAAGGGGTGATCGGTGCACAGTTAGGTCAGCAAAAACTGAATTTAACTGGCGAAGAAGCATTTATGGCACCAACCACTACTAAAAAGTGGAGCGTATTTGCTTTAGAACATAAGCAATGGAAAGACGTACACTTTGAGCTTTCTGCACGTGCAGATCAGCAAGAGGTTGATGTAGACGATAACTCTAAACAAGATTTTGATGGCTCTGCATTTTCTTACGCAGGTGCTGCGAATTGGGAGTTTGCACCGAACTATAAACTTTCTTTTGTCGCTTCACATCAGGAACGTTTACCTTTAGCCCAAGAGTTATATGCCAATGGTGGGCACTTTGCGACAAATACTTATGAGTTAGGAAATGATCAACTCAGTAAGGAAAAATCGAATAATGTTGAGTTAGGTTTGCATTTTGATAATGACAAACTTGATTACCATCTTCATGTTTACCATAACTGGTTTGATGACTACATCTACGCGCAAACCCTTGACCGTTATAAAGACTTCCGTTTAGTTCAATATACTCAAGATAAAGCACGCTTCTATGGCGCAGAGGGTGAAATTGGTTATCAAATTACACCAATGTACAAGATCAGTGCTTTTGGTGATTATGTGCGCGGTAAAATTGATGCAGAGGGTAATGCCCCGCGTATTCCAGCAGGACGTTTAGGTACTAAAGTCGACGCAGATTTTGGTGATGGTTTTAGTGGTTCTGCTGAGTATTATCATGTCTTTAACCAAGACAAGATTGCAGCTTACGAGACCGAAACTGAAGGCTATAACATGCTTAATCTTGGGGTGGCATATTCTGGGCAATATGGTGCAAAAACAGATTATCGTGTTTATATGAAAGCGAATAACTTGTTAGATGACACGGTTTATCAACATGCATCTTTCTTATCAAATATTCCACAAGTTGGACGCAATTTTACGGTAGGTGTTGATTTTAGTTTTTAAGGCTTTAACACGAAACTAAACTTGAAAAATCAATCCAAAAGACCTAATTTGAAACCATCAAGTTAGGTCTTTTTTATGCGTATTTTTCAACGAATTCATCAAAAAATAAATTGGTCAGGGCGTCGTTATATGGCGATATTACTTTGCGTTGTTGCTATTGCATATATTGCATCGGCAATTTACCACACAGTAAAACCATTGCCGCAAGGGATTAACTTTAGTGGCAAGCTTAGACATGCCGATGTCAAATTTTTAGCAGATAAAACCTACCTTGATGCAAAAGGGCAACAACAGGTTGATCAGCATATCTTTGATGAAATCTTGAAAATGATTGATGAGGCAAAAACCACAGTTGTGGTCGACATGTTCTTGTTTAATTCAGAAGTGGGTGACTCAAAACTGAAGCAAAGGCCATTAATGCAAGAGTTAACCGATGCATTAGTCAGTAAAAAAAGACAAAATCGCCAAATCCAGATTGTATTAATTACTGACCCGATTAACTCAGTATATGGTGGTTTAAGCCCTGAACATTACCGCCAGTTACGTCAAGCGGGTGTTGATGTGATTGAAACCAATTTAGCTCCTTTACGTGCTTCTAATCCGTTCTGGTCAGGCTTATGGTACATCTGCTGTCAGAATGTTGGAAATAACCCTGAGAAAGGCTGGTTGCCAAATCCATTCGGTGATGAAAAAATTACACTGCGCAGTTATTTGAACTTATTTAATTTTAAGGCGAATCACCGTAAAACTGTAGTCGTCGATACTGATGCTGGTTGGAAGTCACTGGTGACTTCAGCAAATCCGCATGATGGTAGTTCTAGACACTCAAATGTTGCATTAGTTGTAACAGGAGCGACAGCCGCAGATGTTTTACAATCTGAAGCCGCGGTTGCGCGAATGTCAGGTAGTAGTTCTCCATCGCTCATTTTAGGTGACTTTGAAAAAGACGTAACCAAACCTCAAGTTCAGGTGTTAACTGAAGGGGCGATTTATCAATCTGTATTGAAATTGATTAACTCAGCTAAGCCTAAAGAGCATCTTGATTTAAGTATGTTCTATTTATCTGAGCGCAAGATTATTCAGGCCCTAAAAAGCGCTCAAGATAGAGGGGTTATTGTCCGAGTTTTACTTGATCCAAATAAAGATGCGTTTGGTCGACAAAAGAATGGTATTCCTAACCGACAAGTTGCTTCAGAGCTACATGCTGCGGGTATTCCAATCCGTTGGTGTGATACACATGGTGAGCAGAACCATAGCAAAATGATTTTGAAATATAACGCCCAACAAGCTGAATTAATTGTAGGATCTGCTAATTTTACAGCCCGTAATTTAAAAAATTACAACCTTGAAACGGATATGTTGGTTGTGGGTAAAGTTCAAGATCAAGTCTTTAAAGATGCACAAGATTACTTCAATACCTCTTGGTCAAACCTACAAGGTAGACAGATGAGCGTGGATTACGCGAAGTATGCAGATGAGTCTAAAGTGAAGTATTGGATTTATCGTTTTATGGAATGGTCAGGTTTGTCGACTTTCTAAGCCTAACTTTATATAAAGCTTGAGGCTCTATCTTCACGACGGAGTCCTAATTGGTTCTAAACTTGGAGCTTATTTATTGCCGTGATTTTGTACAAAATTGGCAAGGTGATTAGCGACATGGATGTCGCCGTTTCACTGTGTTGCAGGGAAGCAACATCAGTGAAACAAAGGTTTTTGTCACTTTTGACCTCTCAAAAGTGAGGCATTAGCCTGTACAAAAGACATTAGAACATCACTGTAAGTAAAGGCTGTGCCACAAGTCCGATTTAAGGCGCTGGAGGAATCAACTGATCCAACGTCTTATCATCTAACTTTTCTAATTCACTCAAATCAGTCTTAATTTTCCACTGCGACTCATCATCTACAGGATTTGGTAAACGTGCCTCAAGCCAGTCACAAACCACATCTGGGTTAAACTCAGGATGGTTACACTGAATAATCCAAGATAAAAAGTCTTTCGCTTCACCGTTCATGTATGGCGGTGGAGAAACAGGGAAGAATAAAGTCGGTAGACGTTCATTCGTCGATAGATAGTTTAAAACATGCCCTAATTCTTGAACTGTTTGCCATGCTAGCGGATGTTCTACATCAATACTGAACTTAAACCACCAAGCATGTTCGCCGTCTGCTCCATGAGCCATAATACGGGCTTCTTGTACGGTTGGAACTTTGCAAAAAAATTGATGAAGACGTTCAAAACTGATTTCAGACACAGCAATTGACCTAGTTTGAAAAATGGTAATGGTAGCACAGATACAGATTCTTCATATTTTCTTTATAGTCATTACAAACAATATCAATCAAAGCTGTTTTATTCATGGTTTCTCCTTGACTCTCTTTTAATCTAGCTTCAGATCAAGATAAAAGGAAATAGGTCATGAAAAAGCCAATCGTTCTTGTACTTTCAACATTAATGTTGGGTGTGTCAGCTACTGCGATGGCCGATACAAGTCATCGTTGGGACAATAATCATGGTAAAAACTATGATCGATATGAGCATCGTGATGACCGCCGTCATGACTACCGAAATGATCATCGCGCTCCACAGTGGTCAAATGCCGATCGCGGTAAGCACTATGGTCGATATGTAGCATTTAAGCGTGGCGATCGTGTTCCAGCAGAATACCGCAATAGTCGCTATTATGTTTCAGACTGGAGATCGCATCGTTTGTATGAGCCACCACGTGGATACCGTTGGGTTAAAACACCGAATCAATATTTACTTGTAGACTCAAAACATCAAATTTATCGTGTCCGTTAATTTTGAAATATAGAATATATAAATGGCCTCAATATTGAGGCCATTTTTTTATGCTAATTCATCATCTTGAGGCTGAGGAGGCTTTAAAGGCGTTGGTGTTTTTGCATGTTTCTCTCTCATCACTGACGGATAATTCCAAGATGCAAAACGAACAACCAAGATAGAAAGAGCTAAAATAAGAATCGAGCCGGTAATAATGACTTGGTCCATATCCGCTTTATGGTCATGTTGGATATCGGAAATGAGTAGGCGGGTTAACGCCGTAATCGCAACATAAATAAGAAAGCGTACAGGCATATGATTGGTTTTAAAGTAAATTCCAACCATTGCTCCAAGTTCTAAGTATATAAATAATAATAAAATATCATCAATTGAAGCATACTTTTTGACAGTCAAAATTTCAAAAACAGTATTGGCTGCGGACCAAGCCACCATACATCCAATAATAAACAGGGCTAAATAGTGGAAGGCTTCTACGGCGTAATGACCAAAACGGTCAAGTATTCGCTCGTATTTTTTAGGATCAGGCATAGTAAGATCTTTTGTTTGTTTCTTAATGTTTAGAAATTAAACAAATTTCATGCCAATGAAAATAGTAAATACAAAATAAAAAAGCGCCTGAATATTCAGACGCTTTTTCATAAAGAATTTAATTAAGCTTGGTTCGTAAAGTAGTCTTCACTGAAGCCCATAATTAAGTCAGAACCCGCTTTAATTTTAGCAATACGTGCATCAATATCCGGCAAGATACGATCAGCAAAGTATTGAGCTAAAGCAAGTTTGTTTTGGTAGAAATCACCAGACTTATCTTTTGCTGCTGCCGCAATTTTTGCAAACATATAAGCGAAGCTGAGTAAGCCAACTGCATGTAGATAATCAACAGCAGCAGCATTCGGGAAGTCTACGTTTTCAGCAGCTTGTTCAATAATAAACTGAGTGATTGCTTCGATTTCAGTTGCAGCATCTAAAGTTGCATCTTTAATGAAGTTCAAATCGGTGTCTAAGTCATTTGCAAAGTCACGAATTTCAGTGATGTATTCAGCAATGAACGCACCGCCACATTTAATGGTTTTACGACCAATTAAATCTTGAGACTGAACGCCGTTCGTTCCTTCGTAGATTTGAGCAATACGAAGATCACGGATACATTGTTCCATACCCCATTCACGGATATAACCGTGACCACCGAACACCATCTGAGCATCTAAAGTTGCTTGGAATGCGGTATCTGTGAGGTAAGCTTTAGCAATTGGTGTTAAAAGCGCAACGCGATTATTGGCTTTTTTCACAGCTTCAGCATCAGTTGAGAATTTAGTGATATCGAGCTGTTGACCAACATAGACTGCAAAAGCACGTGATGCTTCATTGTTTGCACGTACGTTTAACAACATACGACGAACATCGCCATGAACTAAAATGCTGTCGGCAGGTTTATTTGGTGATTGAACACCAGCTGCACTACGGCCTTGTAAGCGGTCAGTCGCATATTGCGCTGCATTTTGATAAGCAAATTCAGACGCGCCTAAACCTTGGATACCCATAGATAAACGTTCGTAGTTCATCATGACAAACATGGCAGCAAGACCTTCGTTTTCTTTACCAACAAGGTAACCTTTTGCTGCATCAAAGTTCATCACACAAGTTGCAGACGCTTTAATCCCCATTTTATGTTCAATAGAACCTGGGCCAACGAGGTTACGTTCACCTAATGAACCATCTTCGTTTACCAAATACTTTGGCACGATGAACAAAGAAATACCGCGTGAACCAGCAGGAGCATCTGGCGTTTTAGCAAGTACTAAATGAATAATGTTTTCTGCTAAATCGTTGTCACCGCCAGTGATAAAGATTTTAGTACCTGTGATGTTATAAGTACCATCTTCATTAGGTTCTGCTTTAGTTTTAATAATACCTAAGTCAGTACCTGCATGTGGCTCGGTTAAGCACATCGTGCCCGACCATTCACCTGAATAAATCTTTGGTAAGTAAGTTTCTTTTTGTTCTTGAGATGCATAGCTGTTTAAAGCCATGCCTGCACCCACAGAAAGAAGCGGGTAGAGCATAAATGATGGGTTAGTTGCAAATAACATTTCATCAGAAAGAACGGTGAGCATTTTTGGCATGCCTTGGCCGCCCCATTCTTCATCGGCACCTAAACCAATCCAACCACCTTCTGCATATTGACGGAATGCATCTTTAAAACCAGCTGGTGTGAAAACCTCGCCGTTTTCATAGCGAGCGCCTTCTTCATCACCAGTACGGTTTAATGGATGAGTCACGTTCTGAGCAAATTTAGCCATTTCTTCTAAAATTGCTTCAGCTGTTGCAGCATCTACATGAGCGAGTTTCTCATTAGACTGCCAAAATTGTTCTGCTTTAAATACATCATTTAAGATGAATTTCATATCAGCTAAAGGAGCATTGTAAATTGGCATAATCGTTCACCTTTTTTGTGCACATTGGCCTGTGCTAGATATCCTGTAAAACGAAATGGATATGGAATTTAAAGTGTAAATTTATCATTGATTTTATAAAAAAAGGACCGTCAAAACTGAGCAGTCCTTTTTTGTTTTTTAACATTGCATATCGCAACTAACTATGGTTAGAAAGCGAAATGTTCAGCGTCTAATGACATCAATGGATCTAGACCACCTGCAATCACGTCTACATGAGAACGTACGCGTGGCAAGATTTTCTTGAAGTAGAAGCGAGCAGTTGTAACTTTCGCGTTATAGAAATCAACATCGGTCGTACCTTCTGCTAATTTCTCTTGTGCAACAAGTGCCATACGAGCCCATAGATACGCTAAAGTGATATAACCTGAGAAGTAGAGGTAATCTACAGCAGCAGCGCCTACTTCATCTGGGTTTTGCATTGCGCGCATACCAATCTGCATAGTGAGATCGCCCCATTCTTTGTTAAGAGCTGCAAGCGGCTCAACAAATTCTTTCATGGCAGCGTTGTCTTTATTTGCTTCAACAAATTTGTGAACAATTTTGGTAAAGTCTTTTAGCATTGCGCCTTGAGTTTGCAATACTTTACGGCCTAACAAATCAAGTGCCTGAATTTCAGTTGTACCTTCATACAAACATGAAATACGTGTATCACGTACGATTTGTTCCATGCCATGCTCAGAAATAAAGCCATGACCACCGAAGACTTGAACACCGTGCTTAGCAGACTCAGAACCTGTTTCAGTTAAGAATGCTTTTGCAATTGGAGTCAATAAAGACAAGATGTTGTCAGCAAACTTACGCTCTTCTTCTGTTTCGCCTTTTTCAACGATGTCAGCATATTGAGCAAGTAAGTAAACAAGTGCACGACCGCCTTCAGCAAATGCTTTTTGAGTTAAAAGCATGTTGCGAACAGCAGGGTGAACGATAATTGGGTCTGCATCTTTTTCTGGAGCTTTTGGACCAGAAAGTGAACGCATTGCTAAACGTTCTTTTGCGTAAGTTAACGCGCCTTGGAAAGATGATTCAGATGCTGCTAAACCTTGAACAGCAGTACCAATACGTGCTGTGTTCATGAAGGTGAACATACAGTTCAAACCACGGTTTTCAGGTCCGATCAAGTAACCTTTAGCTTGGTCAAAGTTAATGACACAAGTCGCGTTACCATGGATACCCATTTTGTGCTCGATAGAACCACAACGAACCGCATTACGCTCGCCCACAGTACCATCTGCATTTACATGGAATTTAGGAACGATGAATAATGAGATACCTTTGGTACCTTTTGGCGCACCTGGTAAACGAGCAAGAACGATATGGATGATGTTTTCAGCCATGTCATGTTCACCAGCAGAGATAAAGATTTTCTCGCCAGAAATTGCATAGCTACCGTCAGCATTTGGTTCTGCTTTAGAACGGATAATACCTAAGTCAGAACCTGCATGAGATTCAGTTAAGCACATCGTACCTGTCCAAACACCTGAAACAAGGTTTGGTAAATAAGTATTTTTTTGTTCATCAGAACCATGATGTTCTAATGTACGTACAGCTCCGTGAGACAAGCCAGGGTACATACCCCAAGACCAGTTTGCTGTACCAACCATTTCAGAAATTGCAATACCTAAAGAGTTAGGTAAAGCCTGACCACCGTATTGTTCTTCTGCTGATAAAGACGGAAAGCCAAGTTCAATATATTTTTGATAAGCTTCTTTAAAGCCTGTTGGAGTGGTAACTACGCCATCATTCCAAGTACAACCTTCACGGTCGCCAACTTGGTTTAAAGGAGAAAGTTCATTTTCACAAAAGTCTGCCGCAGCTTCTAAATATTGATCAACCAATTCACGGCTTACGTTACCTTGGAAATCAGGTAATTTTGCATAGTGTTCTTCAGCATTTAATAATTCATGCAAAACGAATTGCATATCACGTAAGGGCGCTTTGTATTGTGGCATATCGGGTTCCTCAATACTGGTGAAACCAGAGTTATAATCTTAATCTATGAGAATGTGCCATGAGGCACCTTGGACTATTACATCGTGCAACAACTTGCATAACTGCACAAGCACCTCAGGACCTTTACTTTGTGACTGCAAAGTCAAGAAAAAAATGCTTAAACTAGCTAAGTGCTTTGAGTGTAAACACTTTTGGTTATGTTTATATGATACAAATAGTCAAAATCGTAAACAGTTATGTATAAAC
This genomic stretch from Acinetobacter oleivorans DR1 harbors:
- a CDS encoding DUF4184 family protein yields the protein MPFTISHAVIAPPLSKLSQNTLPIAALAIGSMTPDLYRLFTVQSSMLTHQWKGLIYPNLALGLAFCAVWYFLYRPVVYRFFGVQHDLGLSSLKRIFIFFIGVIFALIVGIATHLIWDGLTHSDFRTFVFKDVLATTIHLFGHPYPLHRLLQLGSSVLALPFLGWMGIHYYQRYKQHWKVDKKIKFFAWSLFILSTVLGLFSFWDYARYIPHEVWHADTYYFTGRSINEFMQGWLSTFSLGCLLFLFLDRQQRMG
- the znuD gene encoding zinc piracy TonB-dependent receptor ZnuD, which produces MQFYKNILTLSILAVISVPSLAAESENVEKLETIRIKAHPLEQTSQDFAVADTVVDQKHLSQGAATIGDALSSEVGIYANQFGAGSSRPVIRGQDGPRVKVLQNSSENIDVSTLSPDHAVTVDPVLAKQVEVIRGPSTLLFGAGTVGGLVNVIDNKIPTQMPENGYEGQVGLRYNTGSDEKLASAGVTVGLGSQVALRVEGLTRDANNYIAPNYIHEGEKERRVDNTFAQGDSVNVGLSWIYDRGYTGISYSNRRDQYGLPGHSHEYESCSAHLTGTPHLHCGDHEHEDGEEAHDHGQEAHDHEHGGPWIDLKSERYDFKTELNDPFAGFQKLRAQASYTDYQHDEIEEGAIATRFQNKGYDGRVELVHNPIASWEGVIGAQLGQQKLNLTGEEAFMAPTTTKKWSVFALEHKQWKDVHFELSARADQQEVDVDDNSKQDFDGSAFSYAGAANWEFAPNYKLSFVASHQERLPLAQELYANGGHFATNTYELGNDQLSKEKSNNVELGLHFDNDKLDYHLHVYHNWFDDYIYAQTLDRYKDFRLVQYTQDKARFYGAEGEIGYQITPMYKISAFGDYVRGKIDAEGNAPRIPAGRLGTKVDADFGDGFSGSAEYYHVFNQDKIAAYETETEGYNMLNLGVAYSGQYGAKTDYRVYMKANNLLDDTVYQHASFLSNIPQVGRNFTVGVDFSF
- a CDS encoding phosphate-starvation-inducible protein PsiE, giving the protein MPDPKKYERILDRFGHYAVEAFHYLALFIIGCMVAWSAANTVFEILTVKKYASIDDILLLFIYLELGAMVGIYFKTNHMPVRFLIYVAITALTRLLISDIQHDHKADMDQVIITGSILILALSILVVRFASWNYPSVMREKHAKTPTPLKPPQPQDDELA
- a CDS encoding acyl-CoA dehydrogenase C-terminal domain-containing protein, whose amino-acid sequence is MPIYNAPLADMKFILNDVFKAEQFWQSNEKLAHVDAATAEAILEEMAKFAQNVTHPLNRTGDEEGARYENGEVFTPAGFKDAFRQYAEGGWIGLGADEEWGGQGMPKMLTVLSDEMLFATNPSFMLYPLLSVGAGMALNSYASQEQKETYLPKIYSGEWSGTMCLTEPHAGTDLGIIKTKAEPNEDGTYNITGTKIFITGGDNDLAENIIHLVLAKTPDAPAGSRGISLFIVPKYLVNEDGSLGERNLVGPGSIEHKMGIKASATCVMNFDAAKGYLVGKENEGLAAMFVMMNYERLSMGIQGLGASEFAYQNAAQYATDRLQGRSAAGVQSPNKPADSILVHGDVRRMLLNVRANNEASRAFAVYVGQQLDITKFSTDAEAVKKANNRVALLTPIAKAYLTDTAFQATLDAQMVFGGHGYIREWGMEQCIRDLRIAQIYEGTNGVQSQDLIGRKTIKCGGAFIAEYITEIRDFANDLDTDLNFIKDATLDAATEIEAITQFIIEQAAENVDFPNAAAVDYLHAVGLLSFAYMFAKIAAAAKDKSGDFYQNKLALAQYFADRILPDIDARIAKIKAGSDLIMGFSEDYFTNQA
- a CDS encoding RcnB family protein; the encoded protein is MKKPIVLVLSTLMLGVSATAMADTSHRWDNNHGKNYDRYEHRDDRRHDYRNDHRAPQWSNADRGKHYGRYVAFKRGDRVPAEYRNSRYYVSDWRSHRLYEPPRGYRWVKTPNQYLLVDSKHQIYRVR
- a CDS encoding phospholipase D family protein, whose amino-acid sequence is MRIFQRIHQKINWSGRRYMAILLCVVAIAYIASAIYHTVKPLPQGINFSGKLRHADVKFLADKTYLDAKGQQQVDQHIFDEILKMIDEAKTTVVVDMFLFNSEVGDSKLKQRPLMQELTDALVSKKRQNRQIQIVLITDPINSVYGGLSPEHYRQLRQAGVDVIETNLAPLRASNPFWSGLWYICCQNVGNNPEKGWLPNPFGDEKITLRSYLNLFNFKANHRKTVVVDTDAGWKSLVTSANPHDGSSRHSNVALVVTGATAADVLQSEAAVARMSGSSSPSLILGDFEKDVTKPQVQVLTEGAIYQSVLKLINSAKPKEHLDLSMFYLSERKIIQALKSAQDRGVIVRVLLDPNKDAFGRQKNGIPNRQVASELHAAGIPIRWCDTHGEQNHSKMILKYNAQQAELIVGSANFTARNLKNYNLETDMLVVGKVQDQVFKDAQDYFNTSWSNLQGRQMSVDYAKYADESKVKYWIYRFMEWSGLSTF
- the aspS gene encoding aspartate--tRNA ligase codes for the protein MMRTHYCGSLTEAQIDQTVTLCGWVHRRRDHGGVIFLDMRDRDGLVQVVIDPDTPEAFATADKARSEYVLKITGRVRRRYEGTENANMVSGQIEVLGKDIEVLAASETPPFPLNDENTNISEEIRLKYRFLDIRRPEMLDRLRFRSKLTNLIRNYFEDNGFLDVETPILTRATPEGARDYLVPSRVQNGSFYALPQSPQLFKQLLMVGGIDRYYQIAKCFRDEDLRADRQPEFTQIDVETSFMSDDDIMDLMEVLTVKMFDELLGVKFDKFQRMTYADAMRDYASDKPDMRIPLKLVDVADLMQEVEFKVFAGPAKDPKGRIVALRVPGAASLPRSAIDEYTKFVGIYGAKGLAYIKVNELAKGIEGLQSPIVKFIEPIVLELLARVGAQDGDIVFFGADKAKVVNDAMGALRVKIGHDLNLATCEWAPLWVVDFPMFEETDDGKWTSVHHPFTLPKSSVEEVKSNPGEALSVAYDMVLNGTEVGGGSLRIYTLEMQKAIFEALGISDEEAEEKFSFLLNALRYGAPPHGGLAFGLDRLVMLMTGATSIRDVIAFPKTKTAECPLTQAPAPVEANQLRDLGIRLREKPKAEESK